A single region of the Bacillota bacterium genome encodes:
- a CDS encoding stalk domain-containing protein codes for MALARYRRYAAVLLWALLMMLFATSLALAFAEVSVGEREALIRVSSPGIPALPSVERTTYRQAVVETGPGYQTLRVVSGGRFSSLAPYPLDQAKIPSSATPYLRPTPSIQSENAEIAAHAAALVRGSDKQEDAVWKVLAWVMDNLTYDAGLSPNDALSVWDTRRARCAGYSALSAALLRAAGIPTRLATGLMLGDSTGSGLHEWIEVWYPDHGWVPCEPQGEFHSVPPTYIFLSARADGAQWHPSLASLAVAMEKAAIQVTRQADASEMVDVRRTPAIWARATGDEGSIQGATLKVRVTRRDGRPLGAGAFDLFTGGRLGASLPFGTGESYDLSSWEAAPESGQVRLETDGAGRLTLAGLAGRPVGINVNVPGSPGVSLEAHPEVGRVGYIDVLMEAGGTPTVTGSGVQMSMEGSCTLVLGEVASGGPAQLGLGPGGELRIYISSTQLYPFGAPDLKVPMTFYLPDLPAAGPGRLPALRVKGHTLQLSGVAPGQVKLGLVLPGRGEQVHTVEVSRGEWTQEPLLWRDGVLLQGAEAKRYLVRLSRLTLGLVTVEVGGRLVPSDVNPIIVKDRVLLPLRAVCEAAGAEVTWHPVLQEAHVKMGTTSLVVKPGSDSAWVNGTTADLDVPPLIQEGRILVPVRFLGENLGFSVSWIPGWRTVTLD; via the coding sequence GTGGCTTTAGCACGGTATCGCCGGTATGCGGCAGTACTGCTTTGGGCTCTCTTGATGATGTTGTTCGCTACCAGCCTTGCCCTGGCCTTCGCGGAGGTTAGCGTGGGGGAAAGGGAGGCCTTGATCCGCGTCTCGTCGCCCGGGATACCAGCCTTGCCCAGTGTGGAAAGGACTACCTACCGGCAGGCCGTGGTAGAGACGGGGCCCGGCTACCAGACCTTGAGGGTTGTTTCCGGGGGCCGCTTCAGTTCCCTAGCCCCCTACCCCCTGGATCAGGCCAAGATCCCATCCTCTGCTACGCCATACCTCAGGCCGACCCCTTCCATACAGAGCGAGAACGCTGAGATAGCCGCCCACGCTGCCGCCCTTGTCCGGGGCTCGGACAAGCAGGAGGATGCGGTGTGGAAGGTACTGGCCTGGGTTATGGACAACCTCACATATGACGCCGGGCTTTCCCCCAATGATGCGCTCTCCGTGTGGGACACGCGCCGCGCGCGGTGCGCGGGATACTCCGCCCTGTCGGCGGCGCTCCTGCGGGCCGCGGGGATCCCGACGCGACTAGCCACCGGTTTGATGCTAGGGGATTCCACGGGGTCTGGATTACACGAGTGGATAGAAGTTTGGTACCCAGACCATGGGTGGGTTCCCTGTGAGCCCCAGGGTGAGTTCCATAGCGTGCCCCCTACCTACATATTCCTTTCAGCCAGAGCGGATGGGGCCCAGTGGCACCCCTCCCTTGCCTCACTGGCCGTGGCCATGGAGAAAGCGGCGATCCAGGTTACTAGGCAGGCGGATGCCAGTGAGATGGTGGACGTGCGGCGCACGCCCGCAATATGGGCCAGGGCTACAGGGGACGAGGGTAGCATCCAGGGGGCCACCCTCAAGGTCCGTGTCACCCGGCGCGACGGGCGGCCCCTGGGAGCGGGGGCCTTCGATCTCTTCACTGGGGGACGCCTTGGGGCATCCCTTCCCTTTGGGACAGGTGAGAGCTACGACCTTTCCTCCTGGGAGGCGGCCCCCGAAAGCGGGCAGGTGAGGCTGGAGACTGACGGGGCTGGCAGGCTTACCCTGGCGGGCCTGGCAGGGCGCCCGGTGGGGATCAACGTGAACGTACCTGGGTCCCCCGGCGTTTCCCTTGAGGCCCACCCGGAGGTGGGACGGGTGGGCTACATCGACGTCCTCATGGAGGCGGGCGGAACGCCCACTGTAACGGGGTCAGGGGTCCAGATGAGCATGGAAGGCAGCTGCACGCTGGTCCTAGGGGAGGTCGCCTCCGGGGGGCCGGCCCAGCTTGGGCTCGGGCCAGGTGGGGAGCTCAGGATCTACATCTCTTCTACCCAGTTGTATCCCTTCGGGGCACCTGACCTCAAGGTGCCCATGACCTTCTACCTGCCGGACCTCCCGGCAGCTGGGCCCGGGCGCCTCCCCGCGCTGCGGGTGAAGGGCCACACCCTCCAGCTCTCGGGTGTGGCGCCAGGACAGGTGAAGCTGGGGCTTGTCCTCCCGGGCCGGGGTGAGCAAGTTCACACCGTGGAGGTGTCTAGGGGTGAATGGACCCAGGAACCCCTACTCTGGCGGGACGGGGTTCTTCTCCAGGGCGCCGAGGCAAAGCGTTACCTGGTTCGCCTCTCCAGGCTTACCCTGGGTTTAGTGACTGTGGAGGTGGGGGGCCGCCTGGTACCGTCGGATGTCAACCCCATCATCGTGAAGGACCGCGTTCTCCTGCCGCTGAGGGCTGTGTGTGAGGCCGCGGGAGCCGAGGTTACCTGGCACCCAGTCCTGCAGGAGGCCCACGTCAAGATGGGGACCACCAGCCTAGTGGTGAAGCCCGGTAGTGACAGCGCCTGGGTGAACGGGACCACGGCGGACCTCGATGTGCCTCCCCTCATCCAGGAGGGGCGGATCCTGGTTCCCGTCCGGTTCCTCGGGGAGAACCTGGGGTTTTCCGTATCGTGGATACCGGGCTGGCGTACTGTGACACTGGATTGA